One Massilia putida DNA window includes the following coding sequences:
- a CDS encoding acyl-CoA dehydrogenase family protein: MQFELNEEQQMLKDSARRFLEETCAFDARAPLVAQGSFDAARWSVYAELGWLAMSLPEASGGLGGSAIETAILMEEMGRVLCVEPFWAVAVLAAQTIAASGDERQKQALLPALAEGRARPVLAHGEVEARGDLSHVETVASPAGPGRWRINGRKSLVVGGNAADRFIVSARTAGTAAERHGITLFIVARDAPGLDVRELRLIDNRWCADLVLDDVEVATADLLGEPGAAWRALDAGHAHAMAALCAEALGVMEQALWITRDYLKMRKQFGVTLNTFQSLQHRMSDMLLELELSRGMVCRALAAMDAAPDERAQALSAAKVHVGRSGKFICAQAIQLHGGIGVTEEYVIGHYFKRMTAIEYALGSSHAHLVRLARAERERLA; the protein is encoded by the coding sequence ATGCAATTCGAGCTGAATGAAGAACAGCAGATGTTGAAGGACAGCGCGCGCCGCTTTCTCGAGGAAACCTGCGCATTCGATGCGCGCGCGCCCCTGGTGGCGCAGGGCAGTTTCGATGCCGCGCGCTGGAGCGTGTACGCCGAACTGGGCTGGCTTGCCATGTCGCTCCCGGAGGCGTCCGGCGGCCTGGGCGGTTCCGCGATCGAGACGGCGATCCTGATGGAAGAGATGGGACGCGTCTTGTGCGTCGAGCCGTTCTGGGCCGTCGCAGTCCTGGCCGCGCAGACGATCGCGGCGTCCGGCGACGAGCGCCAGAAGCAGGCGCTGCTGCCAGCCCTGGCCGAAGGCAGGGCCAGGCCCGTGCTGGCCCATGGCGAAGTGGAGGCGCGTGGCGACCTGTCCCATGTGGAAACGGTCGCGTCCCCGGCCGGCCCCGGACGCTGGCGCATCAACGGGCGCAAGTCGCTCGTCGTGGGCGGCAACGCGGCCGATCGCTTCATCGTCTCCGCGCGCACGGCCGGCACCGCCGCGGAACGGCATGGGATCACGCTGTTCATCGTGGCGCGCGACGCGCCGGGTCTCGACGTCCGGGAGCTCAGGCTCATCGACAACCGCTGGTGCGCGGATCTCGTGCTCGACGACGTCGAGGTGGCAACGGCGGACCTGCTGGGCGAACCCGGCGCCGCGTGGCGGGCGCTCGACGCCGGTCATGCCCACGCCATGGCCGCCCTCTGTGCGGAGGCGCTTGGCGTGATGGAACAGGCCTTGTGGATCACCCGTGACTACCTGAAGATGCGCAAGCAGTTCGGTGTGACCTTGAATACGTTCCAGTCCCTGCAACATCGGATGAGCGACATGCTGCTGGAACTGGAGCTGTCGCGGGGCATGGTGTGCCGGGCGCTGGCGGCGATGGACGCCGCGCCGGACGAGCGCGCCCAGGCCCTGTCGGCGGCCAAGGTCCATGTCGGACGCAGCGGCAAGTTCATCTGCGCCCAGGCGATCCAGCTGCACGGCGGCATCGGTGTCACGGAAGAATATGTGATCGGTCACTATTTCAAGCGCATGACGGCCATCGAATATGCACTGGGGAGTTCACATGCGCACCTCGTGCGACTGGCACGGGCGGAGCGCGAACGGTTGGCCTGA
- a CDS encoding TetR/AcrR family transcriptional regulator translates to MSAAVQLNKQGQILGRKGQETRARLMDATRRLLLTNSPLELTAVGIAAEANISPATFYMYFDDTKDILFALSEVAGEDMAAVHAIFDQAWSRDNLEQHAANVIDALNEVWNKHRAVLRYRNLEATRGDPRFAELRMNTFLPFIERFAERILSINPAVPGGRKRADAYAEASILHGAMEHMAATDPEVMAAGLGAKRINANMARIVAMTIRGGAGPHEVSPPVANTDRAAKEVMPPSVAAKSAKKKAASIAKAAKSAASNAAKPAKPATRQRKAA, encoded by the coding sequence ATGAGTGCAGCAGTACAACTGAACAAACAAGGACAGATCCTAGGCCGCAAAGGCCAGGAGACGCGCGCGCGGCTGATGGACGCGACCCGGCGCTTGCTACTGACCAATTCGCCGCTGGAACTGACGGCCGTCGGCATCGCGGCGGAAGCCAATATCTCGCCGGCTACCTTCTACATGTATTTCGACGACACCAAGGACATCCTGTTCGCCCTGAGCGAGGTCGCCGGCGAGGACATGGCCGCGGTGCACGCCATCTTCGACCAGGCCTGGTCGCGCGACAATCTCGAGCAGCATGCGGCAAATGTGATCGACGCCCTGAACGAGGTCTGGAACAAGCATCGCGCGGTGTTGCGCTACCGAAACCTCGAAGCGACGCGGGGCGATCCGCGTTTCGCCGAGTTGCGGATGAATACCTTCCTTCCCTTTATCGAACGCTTCGCCGAGCGCATCCTGTCGATCAATCCTGCCGTGCCCGGGGGCCGAAAACGTGCGGACGCGTATGCCGAAGCGTCGATCCTGCATGGCGCGATGGAACATATGGCCGCTACGGATCCGGAGGTCATGGCCGCGGGCCTGGGCGCGAAGCGGATCAATGCCAACATGGCGCGCATCGTCGCGATGACGATACGCGGCGGAGCGGGGCCGCATGAGGTCAGCCCGCCGGTGGCGAATACCGACCGGGCAGCGAAGGAAGTCATGCCCCCGTCGGTCGCGGCGAAATCGGCAAAAAAAAAGGCGGCTAGCATCGCAAAGGCCGCCAAGTCGGCGGCCAGCAATGCAGCCAAGCCTGCGAAGCCCGCGACCAGGCAACGCAAGGCCGCCTGA